Proteins from one Hyperolius riggenbachi isolate aHypRig1 chromosome 4, aHypRig1.pri, whole genome shotgun sequence genomic window:
- the LOC137570287 gene encoding sterile alpha motif domain-containing protein 12-like: MAHHSQDADLDDEVIWEKPVSDWTVQDVCSWLQYGPLQSSAGLVQAAYTHDISGRALLRLTDDRLQRMGIHQERLRRIVLVEILELRLQQELQQLLFITEE; the protein is encoded by the exons ATGGCTCACCACTCCCAG GATGCTGACTTGGACGATGAGGTGATTTGGGAGAAGCCAGTCAGTGATTGGACGGTGCAGGACGTGTGTTCCTGGCTGCAGTATGGTCCTCTGCAGAGCAGTGCAGGCCTTGTCCAAGCAGCTTACACTCATGACATCTCAG gccgcgcCCTTCTGAGGCTGACTGATGATCGACTGCAGAGGATGGGCATTCACCAGGAGAGATTGCGCAGGATCGTGCTGGTGGAGATTCTAGAGCTGAGACTACAACAAGAACTACAGCAACTGCTGTTCATCACCGAGG AATGA